One genomic region from Euleptes europaea isolate rEulEur1 chromosome 6, rEulEur1.hap1, whole genome shotgun sequence encodes:
- the KLHDC1 gene encoding kelch domain-containing protein 1, producing MASSPPSPPAPLSRQLCVAEERSGHCAVVDGNRLYVWGGYVSIEENEVYLPNDELWIYDIDSGLWSMHLMEGELPPSMSGSCGACIDGKLFLFGGFDDKGYSNRLYYVNLRTRNGIYLWKKITDFNGQPPTPRDKLACWVYKDRLIYFGGYGCRKQNELSDCFDVHDAFWEGQIYWGWHNDVHVFDTSLQTWYQPTIKRGDPPQPRAAHSCAVLGNKGYVFGGRVLQTRMNDLHSLNLDTWAWSGKICTNGEKPGQRSWHTLTPVADDKLFLFGGLSSDNVPLSDGWIYSVAPNEWQPLAYLPKSRPRLWHTACLGKEGEVMVFGGSKDDLHFLDTGHCSDLLIFQTQPYSLLRLCLDSIAKNALLLENQISWLPSKLLEQAMDKITYWAAVSCRQEKKAEIEGQEKSNST from the exons ATGGCGTCcagccccccctctcctcccgccCCCCTCTCTCGTCAGCTCTGCGTGGCCGAGGAACGGAGCGGGCACTGCGCCGTGGTGGACGGGAACCGGCtttatgtgtgggggggatacgTG tccATTGAAGAAAATGAAGTTTATCTTCCCAATGATGAGCTCTGGATCTATGACATTGACAGTGGACTATG GTCGATGCATCTAATGGAAGGAGAGTTACCTCCCTCCATGTCTGGAAGCTGTGGAGCGTGTATTGATGGGAAGCTATTCCTTTTTGGTGGATTTGATGACAAGGGATACAGCAATCGG CTCTATTATGTTAATTTGCGAACAAGGAATGGAATCTATTTGTGGAAAAAAATCACAGACTTTAATGGTCAACCTCCTACACCACGTGACAAACTTGCCTGCTGGGTGTATAAAGACAG GTTAATATATTTTGGAGGTTATGGCTGCAGAAAGCAAAATGAGCTGAGTGACTGCTTTGATGTCCATGACGCATTTTGG gaaGGCCAGATATACTGGGGCTGGCACAATGATGTCCATGTCTTCGATACAAGTCTACAAACTTGGTATCAACCAACAATTAAA CGTGGAGATCCACCTCAACCTCGAGCAGCTCATTCATGTGCCGTCCTAGGAAATAAGGGCTACGTCTTTGGAGGACGGGTTTTG cAAACAAGGATGAATGATTTGCATTCTCTGAACTTGGATACCTGGGCTTGGTCAGGAAA AATTTGTACAAACGGCGAAAAACCAGGACAGCGCTCATGGCACACTTTGACTCCTGTAGCAGATGATAAATTGTTCCTGTTCGGTGGGTTGAGTTCAGACAATGTACCTCTCA gtgatggctggattTATAGTGTGGCCCCAAATGAATGGCAACCGCTTGCCTATTTACCGAAGAGCAGACCGAG GTTGTGGCATACAGCCTGTCTTGGTAAAGAGGGTGAAGTGATGGTCTTTGGAGGAAGCAAAGATGACCTGCATTTCCTGGACACA GGACATTGCAGTGATTTATTGATTTTTCAGACACAACCCTACTCACTTCTCAG GCTTTGCCTCGACTCCATTGCTAAAAATGCCCTCCTCTTGGAGAATCAAATATCCTGGTTACCATCCAAACTCCTTGAGCAAGCTATGGATAAGATCACGTATTGGGCAGCTGTTAGCTGTCGCCAAGAAAAAAAAGCTGAAATTGAAGGACAGGAGAAGAGTAATTCCACCTAG